A single uncultured Acetobacterium sp. DNA region contains:
- a CDS encoding phosphatase PAP2 family protein, with product MDLNILVWIHQYLVIDQLNGFFIFITNLWGDGVLAVLTTLLLILKKETRLTGIIILVSLLLNFMIVNAIIKPIVARPRPFTIYEIQILLPDPRGFSFPSSHSASVFAFVWAYFITRKDRLRWIFLVFALFVCFSRLYLFVHYPTDVLAGILIGIICAILSKWFVLQFKTEPWMVAFLEKESL from the coding sequence ATGGATCTGAATATTCTCGTATGGATTCATCAATACCTTGTGATTGACCAACTCAATGGCTTCTTCATCTTTATCACGAACCTTTGGGGCGATGGCGTTCTTGCCGTGCTAACCACATTGTTGCTGATACTAAAAAAAGAAACCCGATTAACGGGCATCATTATTCTGGTTTCCCTGCTATTGAATTTTATGATCGTCAATGCTATCATTAAGCCAATTGTAGCTCGACCTCGGCCATTCACTATTTATGAGATCCAAATACTTTTGCCGGATCCGCGAGGATTCTCATTTCCTTCCAGCCATAGTGCTTCTGTTTTTGCCTTTGTTTGGGCATATTTCATAACCCGAAAAGATCGGTTGCGGTGGATATTTCTTGTTTTTGCACTGTTTGTCTGCTTTTCCCGACTTTACCTTTTTGTTCATTACCCTACTGATGTTCTGGCCGGCATCCTTATTGGGATCATCTGTGCTATCCTATCGAAATGGTTCGTTTTGCAATTTAAAACAGAACCCTGGATGGTCGCCTTTCTAGAAAAAGAATCGCTCTGA
- the aroD gene encoding type I 3-dehydroquinate dehydratase, protein MEKAFKIISKNTFASCIPLISANRNELLADVEVGVANGCDFLEWRRDHYKQGDVLTSADELDLLTEIKKRMPSQGLIYTYRSHHEGGVFKTPDEVREAAINTAIKSNLVDYVDVELHSESAFLERIKAVLKTSHTQWVVSHHNFKETPTSGEISAIYTAMESAGGDVLKLAVMPNSMDDIRQLICATLNHNGQSPKAIIAIAMGESGGITRIAPELCGGSLTYVAGAGKTAPGQLSLEEIIDLRKRIALI, encoded by the coding sequence ATGGAAAAAGCATTTAAAATAATCTCAAAAAATACCTTTGCATCCTGCATTCCGTTAATTAGCGCAAATCGAAACGAATTATTGGCTGATGTTGAAGTGGGCGTAGCAAATGGGTGTGATTTTTTAGAATGGCGGCGCGACCACTATAAGCAGGGAGATGTTTTAACGTCTGCGGATGAGTTGGATCTGTTAACCGAAATAAAAAAAAGAATGCCAAGCCAGGGACTTATTTATACCTATCGCAGTCACCATGAAGGCGGTGTTTTTAAAACACCAGATGAAGTTCGGGAAGCTGCCATTAATACCGCCATTAAAAGTAATTTGGTGGATTACGTCGATGTCGAACTTCACAGTGAATCTGCTTTCTTAGAACGGATTAAAGCGGTTTTAAAAACCAGTCATACCCAATGGGTGGTGTCACATCATAACTTTAAAGAAACCCCGACTTCGGGAGAAATTAGCGCTATTTATACGGCGATGGAAAGTGCCGGAGGGGATGTGCTTAAACTGGCAGTAATGCCGAATTCGATGGATGATATTCGCCAGTTAATATGTGCCACTCTTAATCATAACGGACAATCCCCCAAAGCGATCATTGCGATTGCGATGGGTGAATCCGGCGGAATAACTCGGATTGCCCCTGAATTATGTGGCGGATCCTTGACTTATGTGGCTGGTGCCGGGAAAACAGCCCCAGGGCAGCTTAGCCTGGAAGAGATAATCGATTTAAGAAAAAGAATCGCTCTGATATAA
- a CDS encoding nucleoid-associated protein has product MKLEVSINKAILHVLDTNANIPVLSDMLLNMTVTVKEYIEKHVEKSLKDPEIKRTVFRMGSPFKDRVADYRNNPHELIRVSSEISQVFFDYMLENIEIPSADLVFVDFSVEHETYLGIFKFNYKQGYIHYVNTDNGLTNDILVQPCVLPTESQKLDEFILINLATDEVLIKEKKFAINNEKDYYISSQLIFCEPAISEKAAFDIIDKTVKEVIVREYGGDYEKLNTAKTVLADDYEMESEIDVDNFAKTVFDGDTTIQDQFKERLEEKGLYEKKIPVTANIEKKIYGKQKFITDTGIEISIPMDQLKRNDIIEFKNNPDGTISVEIKNIGLLNQK; this is encoded by the coding sequence ATGAAATTAGAAGTGAGTATTAATAAAGCTATTTTACATGTATTGGACACGAATGCGAATATTCCGGTATTATCGGATATGCTGTTGAACATGACCGTAACGGTTAAGGAGTATATCGAAAAACATGTGGAGAAATCGCTGAAAGACCCGGAGATAAAACGGACTGTTTTCAGAATGGGCAGTCCATTTAAAGATCGGGTGGCTGACTATCGGAATAATCCCCATGAGCTGATCAGGGTTAGTTCGGAAATCTCACAAGTGTTTTTTGATTATATGCTGGAAAACATTGAAATTCCCTCGGCGGATTTGGTTTTTGTGGACTTTAGTGTGGAACACGAAACCTACCTGGGAATTTTCAAGTTTAACTATAAGCAGGGGTATATCCATTATGTGAACACGGATAACGGCTTAACCAATGATATCCTGGTACAACCCTGTGTATTGCCGACTGAAAGTCAGAAGTTAGACGAGTTTATTCTGATTAATTTGGCAACTGATGAGGTCTTAATCAAAGAAAAGAAGTTTGCAATCAATAATGAAAAAGATTATTATATTTCCAGTCAGTTGATTTTCTGTGAGCCGGCGATATCAGAAAAAGCTGCCTTTGATATTATCGATAAAACGGTCAAAGAAGTGATTGTCAGAGAATATGGCGGTGATTATGAAAAATTAAATACTGCCAAAACCGTACTGGCTGATGATTATGAAATGGAAAGCGAAATTGATGTCGATAATTTTGCAAAGACAGTTTTTGACGGGGATACCACCATCCAGGATCAGTTTAAAGAGCGCTTAGAAGAAAAAGGTCTCTATGAGAAGAAAATTCCGGTTACCGCAAATATTGAAAAGAAAATATATGGCAAACAAAAGTTTATAACCGATACCGGTATTGAAATCAGCATTCCCATGGATCAATTAAAACGAAATGATATTATTGAATTTAAAAACAATCCAGACGGAACCATTTCAGTGGAAATCAAGAATATCGGACTTTTAAATCAAAAATAG
- a CDS encoding TrkA C-terminal domain-containing protein, whose product MSFNLSLISFFILIIAYFIVVEIFTVLFRLTGLREDKARFQAISCMTNSGFTTKESELILNSVARRHLARIMMIFGYLFGVTGVSILVNLFIRSSSDQINWMTMVYSLIFLAIILVITRSKWIVKSFDKLVERLARNKEKGAFCNYVRILEMFHDKLIAEVFVTHIPPEIVGKTLLEMNFRHTYKLNVLLIKRGNTIIDHVIASDKIIQGDRVLIYGSKRNIMELFKAEYDE is encoded by the coding sequence ATGAGTTTTAATTTATCACTGATCAGTTTTTTCATCTTAATTATCGCTTATTTTATTGTTGTGGAGATCTTTACCGTCCTTTTTCGTCTTACCGGTTTGAGAGAAGATAAGGCGCGTTTCCAGGCTATTTCCTGTATGACCAATAGTGGATTTACCACCAAGGAAAGTGAATTGATATTGAATTCTGTTGCCAGACGACATCTGGCCAGGATTATGATGATATTTGGCTATCTTTTTGGAGTAACAGGCGTTTCGATTTTAGTCAATCTTTTTATCCGGTCATCCAGTGATCAGATTAACTGGATGACGATGGTCTACTCACTGATATTTTTAGCCATAATTTTAGTGATTACTCGTTCCAAATGGATTGTCAAAAGCTTTGACAAACTGGTTGAGCGACTGGCCAGAAATAAGGAAAAAGGGGCATTTTGCAACTACGTTCGGATTTTGGAAATGTTTCATGATAAGCTTATTGCTGAAGTTTTTGTAACTCATATCCCACCGGAAATTGTGGGAAAAACGCTATTGGAAATGAATTTTCGCCATACTTATAAACTAAATGTATTGTTAATAAAACGAGGAAATACGATTATCGATCATGTTATTGCGTCTGATAAGATAATACAGGGAGACCGGGTTTTAATATATGGATCCAAGAGAAATATTATGGAACTTTTCAAAGCTGAATATGATGAGTAA
- the eutP gene encoding EutP/PduV family microcompartment system protein, whose translation MKKMILVGRSECGKTTLRQALKGKEIRYEKTQYVNYYDVVIDTPGEYAENSSLARALALYSYESDIVALLISATEPYSLYPPCVTGVCNRPVIGIVTQIDAPDADVNQAVEWLELTGCEKIFQVSSYTGQGIWEILDYLKDEGDVLPWDQKSDAEKPRNVISTKLM comes from the coding sequence ATGAAAAAAATGATCTTAGTAGGCAGAAGTGAATGTGGAAAAACCACATTAAGACAAGCTTTAAAAGGAAAAGAAATCCGGTACGAAAAAACGCAGTATGTTAATTATTATGATGTTGTGATCGATACGCCGGGGGAGTATGCGGAAAACAGCAGTTTAGCTCGGGCTTTGGCACTGTATTCTTATGAGTCAGATATTGTTGCGCTGCTGATCAGTGCGACGGAACCTTATTCGCTTTATCCACCCTGTGTAACGGGGGTATGCAATCGCCCTGTCATTGGTATCGTAACGCAAATTGATGCACCGGATGCAGATGTTAACCAGGCTGTAGAATGGCTTGAATTAACTGGTTGTGAAAAAATCTTTCAAGTGAGTTCATATACCGGACAAGGAATCTGGGAGATTTTGGATTATCTTAAAGATGAAGGCGATGTATTACCTTGGGACCAGAAATCTGATGCAGAAAAGCCGAGAAACGTTATTTCAACAAAATTAATGTAG
- a CDS encoding BMC domain-containing protein, with protein MNEGKLRIIQETVPGKQVTLAHIIASPDEIVYKKLGLNPSVDYQKAAIGILSMTPSEISVIAGDLAIKTSVIDLGFIDRFSGTLMFTGRISEVESAIKTILAYLQNTLKFTICEITKT; from the coding sequence ATGAATGAAGGAAAATTGAGAATTATACAAGAAACGGTTCCTGGTAAACAGGTAACACTGGCTCATATCATTGCAAGTCCTGATGAAATCGTCTATAAAAAACTTGGCTTAAACCCCAGTGTGGATTATCAGAAAGCAGCCATCGGCATACTCAGTATGACCCCATCAGAAATATCCGTTATTGCTGGCGATTTAGCCATCAAAACATCGGTGATTGATCTGGGCTTTATCGATCGCTTTAGTGGGACATTAATGTTTACCGGGCGGATATCAGAGGTAGAATCGGCAATAAAAACAATTCTGGCATATTTGCAGAATACGTTGAAATTTACAATTTGTGAGATTACAAAAACCTGA
- a CDS encoding DMT family transporter has translation MKKVYIYVFLTGMLFGSMEVALKIGGATFNPIQLTFIRFLIGGLFLLPFAIRDLKKRQVKLTRGDMGYLFSLGFICICFSMVLFQIGLMGINASLAALIFSINPVFTMVFAHFIVHEKFTKKKSIALTISIVGLIIVMNPQKLISGDNNIWFLLMTLVAAIAFGLYTAFGKKRIGKIGGVAQNSFSFLMGSAILLVMLIITGEPILQGISMETAPLLFYLGVCVTGIGYYFYLKTVEISGPSTASVAFFIKPMVAPVFAMVILGETITANIGVGLIFILFGSFINLTDGDKLVRMFRLEKVFFKQ, from the coding sequence ATGAAAAAAGTCTATATCTATGTCTTTCTAACAGGCATGCTCTTTGGTTCAATGGAAGTTGCGCTAAAAATCGGCGGAGCAACCTTTAACCCCATCCAACTGACCTTTATTCGTTTCTTAATCGGAGGCTTGTTTCTCTTACCCTTTGCCATCCGAGATCTGAAAAAAAGACAAGTAAAATTGACGCGAGGAGATATGGGTTATCTCTTTAGTTTGGGTTTTATCTGCATTTGCTTTAGCATGGTGCTTTTCCAGATTGGTTTAATGGGGATCAATGCCAGTCTGGCGGCGCTGATATTTTCCATTAATCCGGTTTTTACCATGGTTTTTGCACATTTTATTGTCCATGAGAAATTCACGAAGAAAAAGTCGATCGCTCTTACTATTAGTATTGTAGGATTAATTATTGTCATGAATCCCCAAAAACTTATTTCGGGAGATAATAATATCTGGTTCTTATTAATGACACTTGTGGCGGCCATTGCTTTTGGTTTATACACTGCTTTTGGTAAAAAACGCATCGGTAAAATAGGTGGTGTGGCACAGAACAGCTTTAGTTTTTTAATGGGCTCGGCAATCTTGTTGGTCATGTTAATAATAACCGGAGAACCGATTCTACAAGGTATCAGTATGGAAACCGCTCCATTACTTTTTTATCTGGGAGTATGTGTCACCGGAATCGGCTATTATTTTTATTTAAAGACTGTGGAAATCTCAGGGCCATCCACAGCATCGGTAGCTTTTTTTATAAAACCGATGGTTGCCCCGGTTTTTGCAATGGTCATATTGGGCGAAACGATTACTGCTAATATAGGTGTAGGCCTTATTTTTATTTTGTTTGGATCCTTTATTAATCTGACCGATGGGGACAAACTTGTCAGGATGTTCAGGCTGGAAAAGGTGTTTTTCAAACAATAA
- a CDS encoding CoA pyrophosphatase, with protein sequence MLDRFDFFNRRPGMIGERNFGRYAVLAILIETEEGPAFLFEKRSEALNRQPGEICFPGGRLEAYEQPVEGAIRETMEELLVSREQIEILGPGDVFISPFNIIIHPFIARLSNYNYHFSCEEVGDVFTVPVRFFQENEPKKYFNHLIHEQPSDFPYESIPGGKNYPWINGTYEINFYTYNEDVIWGMTATIVESVMELIGQYNLLSDF encoded by the coding sequence ATGTTGGATCGATTTGATTTTTTTAATCGTCGTCCGGGAATGATCGGGGAAAGAAACTTTGGTCGGTATGCTGTGCTGGCAATTCTGATTGAAACAGAAGAAGGACCGGCATTTCTTTTTGAAAAGCGGTCGGAAGCCCTTAATCGTCAGCCGGGGGAGATCTGTTTTCCGGGCGGTAGACTGGAAGCTTATGAACAGCCAGTGGAAGGGGCAATTCGTGAAACTATGGAAGAATTGCTGGTAAGCCGTGAGCAAATTGAGATATTGGGGCCGGGCGATGTTTTTATATCGCCATTTAACATCATCATCCATCCTTTTATAGCAAGACTTTCTAACTACAACTATCATTTCAGTTGCGAAGAAGTTGGTGATGTGTTTACGGTGCCGGTTCGCTTTTTTCAGGAAAATGAACCTAAAAAGTATTTCAATCATCTGATCCACGAACAGCCCAGTGACTTTCCTTATGAGAGTATCCCGGGTGGAAAAAACTATCCATGGATAAACGGCACCTATGAAATTAACTTCTATACTTATAATGAAGATGTTATCTGGGGAATGACTGCCACTATAGTAGAATCAGTGATGGAATTGATCGGGCAATATAATCTACTTAGTGATTTTTAA
- a CDS encoding PadR family transcriptional regulator codes for MNVSKDLIAASATPFILSILKENDSYGYAIIKKVKELTGDELVWSEGMLYPVLHRLEEKNFIQSYWNDSDGGRKRKYYKLKEEGLAELEVQKKQWDIVHTALLKTWFEIMNKEACLSCLT; via the coding sequence ATGAATGTATCAAAGGATTTAATTGCGGCCTCTGCGACGCCCTTTATTCTATCGATTTTAAAGGAGAACGACAGTTATGGTTATGCGATTATCAAAAAGGTTAAAGAATTAACCGGTGACGAGCTTGTCTGGTCCGAGGGGATGCTCTATCCCGTGCTCCATCGGCTCGAAGAAAAGAATTTTATTCAATCCTATTGGAATGATTCTGATGGAGGACGCAAACGAAAATATTACAAACTTAAAGAAGAAGGCCTGGCAGAACTGGAAGTCCAAAAGAAACAATGGGATATTGTTCATACGGCTCTTTTAAAAACCTGGTTTGAAATTATGAATAAGGAGGCTTGTCTGTCATGTTTGACTTAG
- a CDS encoding permease prefix domain 1-containing protein codes for MFDLEKNINDWSDCLRSRGHFKETDIIELESHLHDEIEDLIHAGLSEEEAFLISVKRFGNTHSVSREYSKVNTENLWKQLMLEPVPTGISGENQRYIGLVILFSFLAGSFFKIPELLGYSFNDPQYQLFYFKNLSFFILPLIALFFLYKNKSSLKMITVVLGIFAGSAILINTYPSYSPNNTEILTALHMPLFLWLITGVAYIGADWRSSQGRMNFIRFTGESVIYGTLIFCGLIVLALFTQAIFFAIQIDASWFIQNYLIVYGAAAVAMITVYLVETKKSIVENFAPILAKIFSPLFLIIMIAFLLVLVFSGISPFMERDYLIAFDFMLVLVLGLVLYTISARNPYGKNNLFDYINLALIITAMIIDVVALSAILFRLSAFGITPNKLAALGENLILLVNLAGLAWLYCRFFLKKIEFIKIETWQTTYLYSYAVWLGIVAFVFPIAFGFN; via the coding sequence ATGTTTGACTTAGAAAAAAATATTAACGACTGGAGCGACTGCCTGCGAAGTCGAGGGCATTTTAAAGAAACGGATATTATTGAATTGGAAAGTCATCTCCACGATGAAATTGAAGATCTGATTCACGCCGGATTATCGGAGGAAGAAGCTTTTTTAATCAGTGTTAAACGTTTTGGCAATACCCATTCGGTTTCCCGAGAGTATTCAAAAGTAAATACCGAAAACTTGTGGAAGCAATTGATGTTAGAACCCGTACCCACCGGCATTTCTGGAGAAAACCAGCGTTATATCGGGCTGGTCATTCTCTTTTCATTTCTAGCCGGCAGCTTTTTTAAAATCCCGGAGCTCTTAGGCTACAGTTTCAACGATCCCCAATACCAATTGTTTTATTTTAAAAATCTAAGTTTTTTTATCCTGCCGCTGATTGCTCTGTTTTTTCTCTATAAAAACAAGTCCAGCTTAAAAATGATCACCGTGGTTTTAGGTATTTTTGCCGGTTCGGCCATACTGATCAATACTTATCCATCCTATTCACCGAACAATACCGAAATATTGACTGCTCTACACATGCCATTGTTCTTATGGCTGATCACCGGGGTTGCCTATATCGGTGCGGATTGGCGCAGCAGCCAGGGGCGGATGAATTTTATTCGTTTTACCGGTGAATCGGTGATTTACGGTACCCTGATTTTCTGTGGGCTTATTGTTCTGGCGCTGTTTACCCAAGCTATTTTCTTTGCCATCCAAATTGATGCCAGCTGGTTTATTCAAAACTACTTAATTGTTTATGGTGCCGCGGCGGTGGCCATGATCACGGTCTATCTGGTCGAGACAAAGAAAAGCATTGTCGAAAATTTTGCTCCGATTCTGGCAAAAATATTCAGTCCACTTTTTCTGATCATTATGATCGCCTTTTTATTGGTATTAGTATTTTCCGGAATTAGTCCTTTTATGGAGAGAGACTACCTGATCGCCTTTGACTTCATGCTGGTGTTGGTTCTCGGCCTGGTTCTTTACACCATTTCGGCCCGAAATCCCTATGGTAAAAACAATCTTTTTGACTACATAAATCTTGCTCTAATCATTACCGCAATGATCATCGATGTGGTGGCCTTATCAGCGATCCTGTTTCGATTATCAGCCTTTGGGATAACACCGAATAAACTGGCCGCGCTGGGCGAAAACCTGATTCTGCTTGTTAATCTGGCTGGTTTAGCCTGGTTGTATTGTCGTTTTTTCCTGAAAAAAATCGAGTTTATCAAAATTGAAACCTGGCAGACTACCTACCTTTATTCCTATGCCGTCTGGTTAGGAATTGTCGCCTTTGTTTTCCCAATTGCTTTTGGTTTTAATTGA
- a CDS encoding heme-binding protein gives MDNKKVEEKMTKTGKLLDMAKKMAEAAAEKAIQIDVPMVIVVCDAGGNMVLFNRMEDSLLASMDIATNKAYTAVALKMSTDTAADLAKESGQLFGIASCDKGRMVVFGGGFPIVEDGKIIGGIGVSGGSVAEDMTVAQAGLDSLK, from the coding sequence ATGGATAATAAAAAAGTGGAGGAAAAAATGACAAAAACAGGGAAATTATTAGACATGGCCAAAAAAATGGCTGAAGCAGCGGCAGAAAAAGCAATCCAGATTGATGTGCCAATGGTAATTGTTGTTTGTGATGCTGGCGGAAACATGGTGTTATTTAACCGGATGGAAGATTCTTTATTGGCCAGCATGGATATTGCAACTAATAAAGCATATACAGCGGTAGCCCTTAAAATGAGCACCGATACAGCTGCCGATCTGGCTAAAGAATCTGGTCAACTTTTTGGAATTGCTTCCTGTGATAAAGGGAGAATGGTTGTCTTTGGGGGTGGTTTCCCAATTGTTGAAGATGGAAAAATCATTGGCGGGATCGGAGTCAGCGGCGGAAGCGTAGCAGAAGACATGACCGTTGCTCAAGCAGGACTGGATAGTTTAAAATAG